The Verrucomicrobiota bacterium region GCACTTTAAGCCGGTGCCGGTCACACGGCCGGCCGCAATCGGTGTAATCCTTGCCCTGCGAAAGGAACGCCGCAAAGACGCAGTGCTCCATATGAAACATGGGCATGTGCTGGTGCAGGGTGAGTTCGAAGCGCTCGGCCGGCCGGTAAGAAAGCAGGGTAAGCACCTGCACCAGGTTCAGATCGTAGGAAATCGTGAGCCGATCCAATCCTTGTGCGAGCAGAAATTCGGCCGTCAGCGGATTCGCCACGTTCAACGAAAAATCGCCGTGCAGCCTGAATCCTTTGTTCCGGAAAAACGTGATCGCCCCGAGGTTGCGCACCAGAACCCCGTGCGGCCCCGCGTTCTCAATCAACCGGAAAAATCCGGCTTCGCCCGGCTTCTGGATCCGCGGGGTCGCCAGAAAGAGGTCGCACCTTGACCCAAATTCCCGAACCGCGTCGCGGTACCGGCGAACATCCTCAAAATCGACGTACACGGTCGCCACCCCTTCGTTGCATGCGGACTCAACCTGTTCCCAGGTCCGGCAGAGAACACTAAGTTCCTCGGGCCCTTCCGCCGGTTGGCGCGGCCGCAGCAGGTCTGCGACGCTCCGGGGCGGGGGCTGGTCGTGCCGCGGTTGGTCCTGCAAAGCGGCGTCCTGATTGCGCACCGCTTCCGCCAATTGCGTCATGGCTTCACGGCGCAACTCATTCAACCATGAGGAAGGGGCAAACAAGTTCCCGCGCAGCTCGCTGCGTAGATCGCCGAGCCGGAACCCGGTGCCGCCGAGGCGGCCGAGCTGGTCCCGCAACCTTTCTGCCGTCAGCGGACTGCTGCGCGCTTCGGCCAGGGTAGCGGCGGAGGATACCGTGACCGGCGCCTGACCCGGTTTCGCATCCGCAACCCTCACCGTGAGGGTGAGCGGTTTTCCGGCCTCGCCCGTGACCAGCATGTCAACCGCCGGCTCCCCGGCCGGCTTATTGAAGTTGCGATCCGCCCCGAACGTCTGGCGCAACCGGCGATTCAAAACCGGATCATCGGTCTTCCAAACGCGGTTTCCCGGCTTGATCCGGCGGAAATCGATTTTGCCGTTGCCAAAATAAAGGCGCCGGCCGCGCACCACTTCAAACACGCGCCCGCCCTCCTCATGCTCCGTGTCTTCCGCGCCGCCGAACACAATGCCGTCCCCCGGTTTCACATCTGCAGGGGCGGACAATTCGACGTGATCCGGTCCGACGCGCGCCACCGTGCCGAGAAACGGGCCCCGTTTTTTCCCAAAGGTGCCGTCAACCAGGCTCTGGTGGTTCACCCCGTGCAGCCATCCGCTGAACAGGCCGCGCGAAAAGGTCATCTCGAGGGCGTACCGGTCCTGCCGGGATACCCGGGCAACGGGTTGTTCGTTGCCTAATCCCTCGTACGCACGGTCGATTGCACCCCGGTAGACCTGCGTGACCGCCGCCACGTACTCCGGCGATTTCAAACGGCCTTCGATTTTGAAGCTGGCCACCCCGAGCCGGATCAGCTCAGGCACTTCCTCGATCCCGGCGAGATCCTTCGGCGACAAGAGGTACTTTCGATCGCCCAAATCCACATTTTTTCCGTCCGCCATCAATTCGTAAGGCAGCCGGCAGGCCTGGGCGCATTCGCCGCGGTTGGCGCTGCGCTGGCCCAGCGACTCGCTCGTGAGGCATTGGCCGGAGTAGGCCACGCAAAGCGCTCCGTGAACAAAAACTTCCATCGGTACGCCGGCCGCCCGGAACCGCTGAAGTTCGCGCAACGAAAGCTCCCGCGCAAGGACCGCACGCCGGACGCCGAGCTCCTTGGCCAGTTCAAGACCTTCCGGAGACGTGATGGTCATCTGCGTCGATGCGTGCACCTCCAGGCCGGGCACGACCTCCTGTGCCAGGCGGGCGAGTCCCAGGTCCTGCACGATGATCGCATCCACTCCGGTCCCGGCCAGCAGCCGCAACTGCTGTTCCGCGTCGTGCAGTTCGTTTGTGAAAATCAGCGTGTTGAAGGTCACGAAACCGCGTACCCCGTGCCGGTGCAGGAACGCCATCAGTTCAGGCAGATCTTCCTCGGTAAAGTTATGCGCCCGAAGACGCGCGTTAAAACGCGTCAGGCCGAAGTAAATCGCGTCCGCCCCGTTCGCGACCGCTGCCCGGGCGCACTCCCAGTCACCGGCCGGGCTTAACAATTCAGGGCGCTGCAACATCCCGCCAAGTTATTCACCGCAGCCGCTAAGGCAACCCCGGCCAAGTGCCGGGTTCAGAACACCCAAAGAACGCAGAAGAGAGAAAACATCCACAGATTACGCAGATTAACACAGATTAAAGCACATGGCGGGCCCAACCGCTCCGAATCCCGAACCCCGAACTCCGAACTTTACCCGCCACCCGACACTCCTCCCCATTTGTGGCATTTTACCCGTGCGCACTCGCCTTACCATCACGCTCCTTTACATCATCCTGGCGCCACCCATTACCTTGCTTTGCCTGCGATTGGGCTCCTGGTGGGCCCTCCTGTTCCAATTCAGTTCACACCTGGTCCTTGTCCTGAACACCCTGATGCCTAAATGGCAGGGCTTCGGTCCGGTCTATACGCACTTCGGACCCCGGGGTGCCGAAGTCTGGATCACGATCGATGATGGACCGGACCCGACGACCACCCCGGACATGTTGAAGGTATTAGCCAGGCATTCCGCTCGAGCCACATTTTTCTTGATCGGCGAGAAGGTGCGGGCACACCCGGAACTGGTGCACCGGATCCTGGCGGCGGGCCATCAGATCGGCAACCACACCGAAACGCACCCGCAATTCCGTTTCTGGGGGCTTGGACCGTCCGCCTTGAAGAAAGAACTTATCGGTTTTGAGGAGGCCTGCGCCACGCTCGGCCTGCCGTGTCCGGCGCTGTTCCGGGCGCCGGTGGGGATGAAAAATCCGTTCCTCCATCCGCACCTGATCGCCCGAGGGTTGGTCCCGGTGGCGTGGACCCTCCGGGCGTATGACACTCGTCATCGAAACGCCTCCTTGATCCTGCGCCGTCTCGTCGGCGGAGTCCGTCCCGGCGCCATCCTTTTGCTCCATGAGGGGGTGGGGGAAACCGTGACCGCTCTGGACCAATTGCTGGCTTGGTTGTCGGAACAGAGCTATCGCACCGTGCTTCCATCTCTGGATCAACTTCGGACCAGGCCGGTCCCGCGGCATCAGCGGAGTGGCAGCGTCCAGGTTGATTCTTTTCGCGCCCCTCCCTTGAACCGGAACGCCGCTGGTCCAAACTCTCGTATGCAAAGCTTTTACGCGGCGCTTGCGGCCGCCCTGGAAGAGAGACTCGCCGTTATCGGCGACCAGACCCTGCGAACCCGGCAGCCGGAACTGCAAATCGAAAAATTGCAGGCGGTATCCGCCCGGATTGATGCCCTGAAGGCGCAGCTGCCGGCGGACGCCGATCCCATGTTGAGGCACTACCTGGACCGTATGAGCCTGAGCAAGGCCCTCGAGTTCATCCGCGAGCGCCACCTTGCCTCGCGCGGGTAGTTCCTGGCGATCCGTATGCAGATTGCGGTCCTGGCTGACATCCACGGAAATCTCCCGGCGTTGCTCGCGGTGCTGGACGACCTTGCCACCGTTGCGCCTGACCTCGTGATTGCGGCCGGCGATTTTCAAAACCGGGGCCCGCAGCCGCGTGAAGTCACGGAGCTGCTATTCTCGCGCGGATGGCCGATGTTGAGAGGTAATCACGAGGATTACGTCCTGCATCAGAGCGCCGGCATGGAGGTTCTCGATATTGCCGACCATTATAACTGGCTCCCGGCCCGCTGGACCGCGAGCGTCACCCGGTGCCGGTTGGACGCGATCCGCGCCCTGCCCATTGCCCTCGCCTTGAAGGGCCCGAACGGTGACTCGGTGGTTGTCGCCCATGGGTCGCCCCGATCCAATGCGGAAGGCTTTTTCCCGTCGACTTCGGACCGGGCCGCGCGCGAGATGTGCGGTGAGCCTCCGCCCGCCGTCCTTTGCTGCGGCCACACCCATTTCCCGCTCATCCGCCGGGTGGATTCAACCCTCGTTTTCAACGTCGGTTCGGTCGGCTTTCCTTTCGATGGTGACCAGCGTGCGGCCTACGGTGTCCTTTGTTTCCGTAACGGCAAATGGCACGCCGACCTTCGACGGGTACCGTACCCGGTTGATCAGGTGATCGGTTTCTTTCGTAAAGACGGCTTTTACGACAACGTCGGACCGCTGGGGCATATCATCCGGCGCGAACTCGAGAGCGCCCGTCCGCACCTCACCGCTTTTTACCAACTCTTCGGCCCGCTGCTCCGGGACCGGCGACTCACCATCTTTCAGGCCGTTGACGCCTACCTGGAAATGTCCCAGACGGCAATCGAGGAAGAATACCTGAAGATGCGCCGGAAACGAAGCTAACCTTCGAGATGTCGGGTCAAAATCAGCCTGATTTCCCCGGCCGCATACGGTTCTGGAAATCATTTATGATGCCCCTTTAAGAAAAACTCTATGGCAGAGCTTCTCGTTCTTGGGTCGGCTGCGGGCTATCCATGCCCGCGGACCGGGCACGCCTCTTATCTTCTCACGGCCGGTGGTCACCAGGTCCTGGTGGACGCGGGCGAACCCTGCAGCCGCACGCTCGCCGAGCACAACCTTTACCCGAGTACCCTCGACGCCGTGTTCATCACCCACGGGCACGCGGATCATACCGGCGGGCTACCGATGCTGCTGCAAACCGCCATTATCCTGGAACGCGACAAACCGCTGACGCTGGTTCTGCCGGAGGAACTGATCGAGCCCTTGCGGCACTGGCTGGAAGCAACCTACGCCGGGCCGTCCGTGTCCACGTTTCCGATGCAGTTTGTGGCTTGGGAGCAGCAACCGGTTTTCGAAGGGTTCGGTTTAACGGTCACGCCCAAACCTACCCGGCACCTCGAATACCTTCGCAAAAAGAGCACCCTTCCGCTGCACGCTTTCAGCCTCCGCATCACCGTAGAACAAGGGGTGGATCTCGTTTTTTCCGGCGACCTTGGCGGACCCGAGGACCTGGACAGCCAGTTAACGCAGCCGGTCGAGCTTCTGGTCTGCGAACTGGCCCATTTCGAACCGGAACGGCTATTGGAATACCTGGCCCAGAAACCGCGGATCAACCGGCTCGTCCTCACTCACATGGCTGAGCGGCTCGCGGGTCGGGGTAGCGAATTGGTCGCGCGCGCCCGGGATCTGCTCCCGCACACGTTGACCCTTGTGGCTGAGGACGGCCTGCGCCTGGGGCTTTAGCGTTAGCGCCAGGCCGGACACCGGATCCGGGGGCCGCCCTTCGTGTACCTCCTTCCCCTGCACGCGGACGCCAGGGGGAAAATCGCCGGCTGCAAGCTGGTACACTCGCGTATTATAAAGTTGGGATAAAGCCGTGACATCCCAGGTGCGTCATCGGTTCCCACCCTTAACCGACTGAGAGCAAAACATTGACATCCCTCCAGCGCCGAGGCACGCTCGCGCCCATGCCGGGGAAACCCTACCAGTCGAAGCTCAACCCGTACCTCCAGGAGATTCACCGGCTCCGCAGTCAGGCACCCCCGGTTTCGTACCAGGAAATTGCCCGTATCCTGCACGACAAACACGGTGTCGCGGTGAGCCCTAACGGGATCTTTTCCTTCGTCAAAGCCCGGTCCAGAAAGCGGGCCGTCTACACCATTTCCCCCGAGTTTATCGCCAATACGCCGGTTCCCGCCCCGCCGCGGTCCAAAGTTGAGGAACCGGAGCCGGTCCAGCGCGATGAACCGTCCGGTGGATCTTTCTTTGAAACGCCAACGTCGAAGCCCCGCCGAAAACCCAAGTACCACCTGAGCGAGGATTTCTAAGCTAAACTTCCATGAGCACCAAAAAGAAGAAACCTGAGGAAGAAAATGGAACGCCCACCCCCGGCGTACGCCACCGCATCGTGGCGCCGATTCAAGTCCGGGGCAACATCGGCAAATCGACTGAGGCGATCGTGCGCGGCGAATGGATGCGCGCACGCGGCATCGAATGGCAAGGATTCGATCTGGACCAGGACAATCGTACTTTCAGCGACACGTTTCCTGAAGAGGTTAAACGGGTCGAACTCTCCGCTGAACCGCACTCCGATCTCATTCGCATCCTGCGCTCCGGGACCCAGGCCAGGGTGACCACCATCGACCCGCGGGCACACCTCCAGTCGCTCATCCTGGAAACGTTGAAAATGCTGAGATTCCCGGAACTGGCCGCCGGTGAGGGATGCCGCCTGACGGTGCTCGTGTTCCCCATCGATGAACTCAGCGATATGGACGACATCGATCGTACCGTGGCTGAGTTGGGCGGTTCGGTCGATTGGGTCATCGTTCGCAATCCCCTCCTGCAGCGCCGGACCCGGATGTTTGACGGATCGGAGCTCGAAGCCGAACTGCTGCGGCTGGGTGCCGCTACCCTGACGTTACCCGCACTTTTGTCGGACACGCGCACTTACCTTCGCTCGAAAGAGGTCAAACTCGGCAGGGCCGTCAGCCCGGCCGAAGCGCTCAAGAACCCTGAAATCGACCTGCACATCACCCACCGCATGGTTCTGGAAGACTGGCTCCGGAAACTGTTCCGGCAGTACGACCTTGTTGCCGGACACTTCCTGCCGAGTGAAGAAGCGGGACGAATCACCGCTCCTGAGCCGGAGGAAGTTGCCACCGTGGCGAGCCGCCCGCAGAAGCGGGGTGCCAGGGTTAACCTCGCAAACATCGAGTAAATCCGACGATGACGCCGGTCGCTCTGCCGCGGCATCCGGCACCAAACCGGCGGTTAATCTCTCTTGCCCATGGCTGATGACGTCGTTCCACCGGACTACTGGCAGGCCGTCATCGCCGCGTTGCCGCCCGAGAAGCGGGATGCGGCTTGGCGCTTCTACGCCGAGCACGGGTTGGAGGTGGCGCACGAGGCGCGCGACACCCTCTCGGGCCTTCTGCTTTTGTTGGAGGCCAACGGATTGTTTATGGAGCGGTGCGCCCAAACCTTGCAGGAAAGCAGCGCCGCCCCGGCGCGCCTGTCGGAACTGAGCACGGGTTTGGCGAGGGTTGCGGATCGGCTTGATCGGCTTGACCATAATTTTCGGACCCAGGCACTCTCCGTTCACAGCGGAAATGCGGCCTCCGGGGTTCTCCGGGATCCCGCGGCGCCAGGTGCCGGTGGCCGGCGGCCCGCTGCGGAGGCCGTCGCAGGGCATCACCGCAAAACAGGGTGGGCAGGAAGATTCTGGGCAGCCGTACTCGTGATCATTATAGCGCTGGGAGCCGGCGCCTCCGGCTTTTTGGGCGGACGTCTTTGGGCGAAGCAGCGGCTGCACCAGGTCCGGG contains the following coding sequences:
- a CDS encoding U32 family peptidase, yielding MLQRPELLSPAGDWECARAAVANGADAIYFGLTRFNARLRAHNFTEEDLPELMAFLHRHGVRGFVTFNTLIFTNELHDAEQQLRLLAGTGVDAIIVQDLGLARLAQEVVPGLEVHASTQMTITSPEGLELAKELGVRRAVLARELSLRELQRFRAAGVPMEVFVHGALCVAYSGQCLTSESLGQRSANRGECAQACRLPYELMADGKNVDLGDRKYLLSPKDLAGIEEVPELIRLGVASFKIEGRLKSPEYVAAVTQVYRGAIDRAYEGLGNEQPVARVSRQDRYALEMTFSRGLFSGWLHGVNHQSLVDGTFGKKRGPFLGTVARVGPDHVELSAPADVKPGDGIVFGGAEDTEHEEGGRVFEVVRGRRLYFGNGKIDFRRIKPGNRVWKTDDPVLNRRLRQTFGADRNFNKPAGEPAVDMLVTGEAGKPLTLTVRVADAKPGQAPVTVSSAATLAEARSSPLTAERLRDQLGRLGGTGFRLGDLRSELRGNLFAPSSWLNELRREAMTQLAEAVRNQDAALQDQPRHDQPPPRSVADLLRPRQPAEGPEELSVLCRTWEQVESACNEGVATVYVDFEDVRRYRDAVREFGSRCDLFLATPRIQKPGEAGFFRLIENAGPHGVLVRNLGAITFFRNKGFRLHGDFSLNVANPLTAEFLLAQGLDRLTISYDLNLVQVLTLLSYRPAERFELTLHQHMPMFHMEHCVFAAFLSQGKDYTDCGRPCDRHRLKVRDRVGAEHPVLADAGCRNTVFNAQAQSGAAFFSSLHAAGLRLFRLECLEEDRDQTRDLIREYRRLLAGKIAGDALWRELRVQSRLGVTHGTLK
- a CDS encoding polysaccharide deacetylase family protein, which encodes MRTRLTITLLYIILAPPITLLCLRLGSWWALLFQFSSHLVLVLNTLMPKWQGFGPVYTHFGPRGAEVWITIDDGPDPTTTPDMLKVLARHSARATFFLIGEKVRAHPELVHRILAAGHQIGNHTETHPQFRFWGLGPSALKKELIGFEEACATLGLPCPALFRAPVGMKNPFLHPHLIARGLVPVAWTLRAYDTRHRNASLILRRLVGGVRPGAILLLHEGVGETVTALDQLLAWLSEQSYRTVLPSLDQLRTRPVPRHQRSGSVQVDSFRAPPLNRNAAGPNSRMQSFYAALAAALEERLAVIGDQTLRTRQPELQIEKLQAVSARIDALKAQLPADADPMLRHYLDRMSLSKALEFIRERHLASRG
- a CDS encoding metallophosphoesterase family protein translates to MQIAVLADIHGNLPALLAVLDDLATVAPDLVIAAGDFQNRGPQPREVTELLFSRGWPMLRGNHEDYVLHQSAGMEVLDIADHYNWLPARWTASVTRCRLDAIRALPIALALKGPNGDSVVVAHGSPRSNAEGFFPSTSDRAAREMCGEPPPAVLCCGHTHFPLIRRVDSTLVFNVGSVGFPFDGDQRAAYGVLCFRNGKWHADLRRVPYPVDQVIGFFRKDGFYDNVGPLGHIIRRELESARPHLTAFYQLFGPLLRDRRLTIFQAVDAYLEMSQTAIEEEYLKMRRKRS
- a CDS encoding MBL fold metallo-hydrolase, which gives rise to MAELLVLGSAAGYPCPRTGHASYLLTAGGHQVLVDAGEPCSRTLAEHNLYPSTLDAVFITHGHADHTGGLPMLLQTAIILERDKPLTLVLPEELIEPLRHWLEATYAGPSVSTFPMQFVAWEQQPVFEGFGLTVTPKPTRHLEYLRKKSTLPLHAFSLRITVEQGVDLVFSGDLGGPEDLDSQLTQPVELLVCELAHFEPERLLEYLAQKPRINRLVLTHMAERLAGRGSELVARARDLLPHTLTLVAEDGLRLGL
- a CDS encoding ATPase, with the protein product MSTKKKKPEEENGTPTPGVRHRIVAPIQVRGNIGKSTEAIVRGEWMRARGIEWQGFDLDQDNRTFSDTFPEEVKRVELSAEPHSDLIRILRSGTQARVTTIDPRAHLQSLILETLKMLRFPELAAGEGCRLTVLVFPIDELSDMDDIDRTVAELGGSVDWVIVRNPLLQRRTRMFDGSELEAELLRLGAATLTLPALLSDTRTYLRSKEVKLGRAVSPAEALKNPEIDLHITHRMVLEDWLRKLFRQYDLVAGHFLPSEEAGRITAPEPEEVATVASRPQKRGARVNLANIE